A single region of the Streptomyces sp. NBC_00236 genome encodes:
- a CDS encoding 3-oxoacyl-ACP reductase, whose amino-acid sequence MTTDNENICRRLVGRTAVITGAGSGIGLATAHRLATEGAHVVCGDIDETAGKAAAEAVGGLFVRVDVTDPEQVEALFKAAYDTYGSVDIAFNNAGISPPDDDSILTTGLEAWKRVQDVNLTSVYLCCKAALPYMRRQGRGSIINTASFVARMGAATSQISYTASKGGVLAMSRELGIQFAREGIRVNALCPGPVNTPLLQELFAKDPERAARRLVHIPLGRFAEATEIAAAVAFLASDDSSFVNATDFLVDGGISGAYVTPL is encoded by the coding sequence ATGACCACGGACAACGAGAACATCTGCCGTCGCCTCGTAGGCCGCACCGCCGTCATCACCGGCGCCGGCAGCGGCATCGGCCTCGCCACCGCCCACCGGCTCGCCACCGAGGGGGCGCACGTGGTCTGCGGCGACATCGACGAGACCGCGGGCAAGGCGGCCGCCGAAGCGGTCGGCGGCCTCTTCGTACGCGTGGACGTCACCGACCCCGAACAGGTCGAGGCCCTGTTCAAGGCGGCGTACGACACCTACGGCTCCGTCGACATCGCCTTCAACAACGCGGGCATCTCACCGCCCGACGACGACTCCATCCTCACCACCGGACTGGAGGCGTGGAAGCGCGTCCAGGACGTCAACCTCACTTCCGTCTACCTGTGCTGCAAGGCGGCCCTGCCGTACATGCGGCGCCAGGGCCGGGGCTCGATCATCAACACCGCGTCCTTCGTCGCCAGGATGGGGGCGGCGACCTCCCAGATCTCGTACACCGCCTCCAAGGGCGGCGTGCTGGCGATGTCGCGCGAACTGGGGATCCAGTTCGCCCGCGAGGGCATCCGGGTCAACGCCCTGTGCCCGGGGCCCGTGAACACCCCGCTGCTCCAGGAACTCTTCGCCAAGGACCCGGAGCGCGCGGCCCGCCGGCTCGTGCACATTCCGCTCGGCCGGTTCGCCGAGGCGACGGAGATCGCGGCCGCCGTCGCGTTCCTGGCGAGCGACGACTCCTCGTTCGTCAACGCCACCGACTTCCTCGTCGACGGCGGGATCTCCGGGGCGTACGTCACACCGCTGTAG
- a CDS encoding aldehyde dehydrogenase family protein, whose translation MIREHQVLNPATEELLATVPATTAAEVHTAVGRAAAAQQVWAALAPADRARLLRRFAVAVDSHTEELARLEVLEAGHTIGNARWEAGNVRDLLDFAAGGVERLSGRQIPVPGGIDLTLLEPLGVIGVIAPWNFPMPIAAWGTAPALAAGNAVILKPAETTPLTALRLAELAREAGLPEHLLQVLPGAGDEAGDALVEHPGVAKIVFTGSTRVGKQIMAKCAGHVKRLTLELGGKSPNIVFADADLEAAAAAAPLSFLDNAGQDCCARTRILVQRSVYDRFLELLAPALAAVVVGDPADEKTQMGPLISRTQLERVRGYVPEDAAALRGSAPEGPGFWFPPTVLTGVPAHAPVATEEVFGPVAVVLPFEDEADAVRLANATEYGLAGSLWTRDVGRALRVAQAVRAGNLSVNSHSAVRYWTPFGGFKQSGLGRELGPDALTAFTETKNVFLSTEA comes from the coding sequence TTGATCCGCGAGCACCAGGTACTGAACCCGGCGACGGAGGAACTCCTCGCCACCGTCCCCGCCACCACGGCGGCCGAGGTGCACACCGCCGTCGGCCGCGCCGCCGCCGCCCAGCAGGTCTGGGCCGCGCTCGCCCCCGCCGACCGGGCCCGGCTGCTGCGCCGGTTCGCGGTCGCCGTCGACTCCCACACCGAGGAGCTGGCCCGGCTGGAGGTCCTGGAGGCCGGGCACACGATCGGCAACGCGCGCTGGGAGGCGGGCAACGTCCGCGATCTGCTCGACTTCGCCGCCGGGGGAGTGGAACGGCTCAGCGGCCGGCAGATCCCCGTCCCCGGCGGCATCGACCTCACGCTGCTCGAACCCCTCGGCGTCATCGGGGTGATCGCCCCGTGGAACTTCCCCATGCCGATCGCCGCGTGGGGGACGGCCCCCGCCCTCGCGGCGGGCAACGCCGTGATCCTCAAACCCGCCGAGACCACCCCGCTGACCGCGCTGCGGCTCGCGGAACTCGCCCGGGAGGCAGGCCTTCCCGAACACCTCCTCCAGGTACTGCCGGGCGCCGGCGACGAGGCCGGCGACGCGCTGGTCGAACACCCCGGAGTCGCCAAGATCGTCTTCACCGGCTCCACCCGGGTCGGCAAACAGATCATGGCCAAGTGCGCCGGACACGTGAAACGGCTCACCCTCGAACTCGGCGGCAAGAGCCCCAACATCGTCTTCGCGGACGCCGACCTCGAAGCCGCCGCTGCCGCCGCCCCGCTGTCCTTCCTGGACAACGCCGGCCAGGACTGCTGCGCCCGCACCCGGATCCTCGTCCAGCGCTCCGTGTACGACCGCTTCCTGGAACTCCTCGCCCCTGCCCTCGCCGCGGTCGTCGTCGGCGACCCCGCCGACGAGAAGACGCAGATGGGCCCGCTCATCTCACGTACCCAACTGGAACGGGTACGGGGCTACGTCCCCGAGGACGCCGCCGCGCTCCGCGGCAGCGCGCCCGAGGGCCCCGGGTTCTGGTTCCCGCCGACCGTCCTCACCGGCGTACCCGCACACGCGCCCGTCGCCACCGAGGAGGTCTTCGGACCGGTCGCCGTCGTCCTGCCCTTCGAGGACGAGGCGGACGCCGTCCGGCTCGCCAACGCCACCGAGTACGGCCTCGCGGGCTCTCTGTGGACCCGCGACGTGGGACGCGCACTGCGCGTCGCGCAGGCCGTCCGGGCGGGCAACCTCTCCGTCAACTCCCACTCCGCGGTCCGCTACTGGACCCCGTTCGGCGGGTTCAAGCAGTCGGGCCTCGGCCGGGAACTGGGCCCGGACGCCCTCACCGCCTTCACCGAAACCAAGAACGTCTTCCTCAGCACGGAGGCCTGA
- a CDS encoding glutamine synthetase family protein, protein MSDRTAPLAVEELRLLVDSGEIDTVVLAFPDMQGRLQGKRFAAAFFLDEVVRHGTEGCNYLLAVDTDMNTVDGYAMSSWDRGYGDFAMHPDLGTLRMVPWNEATAMVTADLAWADGSPVTAAPRQILRRQLERLAAHGYTAHAGTELEFIVFKDTYEQAWDRGYRDLTPVNQYNVDYSVLGTGRIEPLLRRIRNEMAGAGLTVESAKGECNPGQHEIVFRYDEALVTCDQHAVYKTGAKEIAAQEGVALTFMAKFNEREGNSCHIHLSLRSTGAPGHSVMADTDGTMSPVMRHFLAGQLAALRDFSLLYAPNINSYKRFQPGSFAPTAVAWGHDNRTCALRVVGHGPSLRLENRLPGGDVNPYLAVAGLVAAGLYGIEHALELPEPCEGNAYAAAYDHVPTSLREAAGLWEHSEIAREAFGEEVVAHYRNMARVELDAFDAAVTDWELRRSFERL, encoded by the coding sequence GTGTCCGACCGAACAGCCCCGCTCGCCGTCGAGGAACTCCGCCTCCTCGTCGACAGCGGTGAGATCGACACCGTGGTCCTGGCCTTCCCCGACATGCAGGGACGCCTCCAGGGCAAACGCTTCGCCGCCGCCTTCTTCCTCGACGAGGTCGTCCGGCACGGCACCGAGGGCTGCAACTACCTCCTCGCCGTCGACACCGACATGAACACCGTCGACGGGTACGCCATGTCCTCCTGGGACCGCGGCTACGGCGACTTCGCCATGCACCCCGATCTCGGCACCCTGCGCATGGTGCCGTGGAACGAGGCCACCGCGATGGTCACCGCCGACCTCGCCTGGGCCGACGGCTCACCCGTCACCGCCGCGCCCCGCCAGATCCTGCGCCGCCAGCTGGAACGCCTCGCAGCGCACGGCTACACGGCCCACGCCGGCACCGAGCTCGAGTTCATCGTCTTCAAGGACACCTACGAACAGGCCTGGGACCGCGGCTACCGCGACCTGACCCCGGTCAACCAGTACAACGTCGACTACTCCGTCCTCGGCACCGGCCGCATCGAACCGCTGCTGCGCCGCATCCGCAACGAGATGGCGGGCGCGGGACTCACCGTCGAGTCCGCCAAGGGCGAGTGCAACCCCGGCCAGCACGAGATCGTGTTCCGGTACGACGAGGCCCTGGTCACCTGCGACCAGCACGCCGTCTACAAGACGGGCGCCAAGGAGATCGCCGCACAGGAGGGCGTCGCGCTCACCTTCATGGCCAAGTTCAACGAGCGCGAAGGCAACTCGTGCCACATCCACCTCTCGCTCCGGTCCACCGGCGCGCCCGGACACAGCGTCATGGCGGACACCGACGGCACCATGTCCCCGGTGATGCGCCACTTCCTGGCCGGCCAGCTCGCCGCCCTGCGCGACTTCTCCCTCCTGTACGCGCCGAACATCAACTCGTACAAACGCTTCCAGCCAGGTTCCTTCGCCCCGACCGCCGTCGCCTGGGGCCATGACAACCGCACCTGCGCCCTGCGCGTCGTGGGCCACGGCCCGTCCCTGCGCCTGGAGAACCGCCTCCCGGGCGGCGACGTCAACCCGTACCTCGCCGTCGCCGGACTCGTCGCCGCGGGCCTGTACGGCATCGAGCACGCACTGGAACTCCCCGAACCGTGCGAGGGCAACGCCTACGCCGCCGCGTACGACCACGTCCCCACCAGCCTGCGCGAGGCGGCCGGACTCTGGGAGCACAGCGAGATCGCCCGGGAAGCCTTCGGTGAGGAAGTCGTCGCGCACTACCGGAACATGGCACGCGTCGAGCTCGACGCCTTCGACGCAGCGGTGACCGACTGGGAGCTCCGACGCTCCTTCGAACGCCTGTGA
- a CDS encoding gamma-glutamyl-gamma-aminobutyrate hydrolase family protein produces the protein MNRPVIGISTYLVASARWGVWDLPATLLPAGYARLVREAGGVAVLLPPDEPECAASVVARLDGVVVAGGPDVDPARYGAERDPRTGPPAPERDGWEAALTGAALGSGTPLLGICRGMQVLNVALGGTLTQHLDGHTGPDGATGVFGTHRVTPVAGTLYASVAPGPCDVPTYHHQAVDRLGAGLVASAHAADGTVEAVELPGQGWVLGVQWHPEMGDDVRVMGALVAAASAAG, from the coding sequence ATGAACCGTCCTGTGATCGGGATCAGCACCTATCTGGTGGCTTCGGCGCGCTGGGGCGTCTGGGACCTTCCGGCCACGCTCCTGCCCGCCGGTTACGCCCGGCTGGTCCGGGAGGCGGGCGGGGTGGCAGTGCTGCTGCCGCCGGACGAGCCGGAGTGCGCGGCGTCGGTGGTGGCCCGGCTCGACGGGGTGGTGGTGGCGGGCGGGCCGGATGTGGATCCCGCGCGGTACGGAGCGGAGCGCGACCCGCGGACCGGGCCGCCCGCGCCCGAGCGGGACGGCTGGGAGGCGGCGCTGACGGGGGCGGCGCTGGGATCGGGCACGCCGCTGCTCGGGATCTGCCGCGGGATGCAGGTGCTGAACGTGGCGCTCGGCGGCACGCTGACGCAGCATCTGGACGGGCACACGGGGCCTGACGGGGCGACAGGCGTGTTCGGTACGCACCGGGTGACGCCGGTCGCGGGGACGCTGTACGCCTCGGTGGCGCCCGGCCCGTGCGACGTACCGACCTACCACCACCAGGCCGTGGACCGGCTCGGCGCGGGTCTGGTGGCCTCGGCGCACGCGGCGGACGGCACGGTGGAGGCGGTCGAGCTGCCCGGGCAGGGGTGGGTGCTCGGGGTGCAGTGGCATCCGGAGATGGGCGACGACGTGCGGGTGATGGGGGCGTTGGTGGCGGCGGCCTCGGCTGCGGGCTGA
- a CDS encoding methyltransferase domain-containing protein — MSVTTPDAVKQEAFAGRMVQVVNDTCLGLMAGLGHQSGLFDRMATMAPATSAEIARAAGLNERYVREWLGAMVVGGFVDYEPEQGTYALPPEHAASLTRAAGPDNLARIAQDFGMMGEVEQQVLEAFRTGAGLPYSAYPRFQGLQAEESAEVFDLALVNGIVPLVPGLTERLRSGIEVLDIGTGHGHAVNVLARAFPASRFQGLDMSEEGIAAARAEAAALGLANTAFDIGDCAEVSGSYDLITAFDVIHDLARPARALACVAAALAEGGVFLMGDIAASSRLEENIDHPLGPALYTFSVFYCMSVSLGEGGEGLGTVWGEQTARKMLGEAGFGRIDTQRVEGDILNVYYVARR, encoded by the coding sequence ATGTCCGTCACAACGCCGGATGCGGTGAAGCAGGAAGCGTTCGCGGGCCGCATGGTCCAAGTGGTGAACGACACCTGCCTGGGTCTGATGGCGGGTCTGGGTCACCAGAGCGGTCTGTTCGACCGGATGGCCACGATGGCGCCTGCCACGAGTGCGGAGATCGCGCGGGCCGCCGGTCTGAACGAGCGTTATGTCCGGGAGTGGCTGGGCGCGATGGTCGTCGGAGGCTTCGTGGACTACGAGCCCGAGCAGGGCACGTACGCGCTGCCGCCCGAGCACGCCGCCTCGCTGACACGGGCGGCCGGGCCGGACAATCTGGCCAGGATCGCGCAGGACTTCGGCATGATGGGCGAGGTCGAGCAGCAGGTCCTGGAGGCCTTCCGTACCGGGGCCGGGCTGCCGTATTCGGCGTATCCGCGGTTCCAGGGCCTCCAGGCGGAGGAGTCCGCCGAGGTCTTCGACCTGGCGCTCGTGAACGGGATCGTGCCGCTGGTGCCCGGTCTCACGGAGCGGCTGCGCTCCGGCATCGAGGTGCTGGACATCGGTACCGGTCACGGTCACGCGGTCAACGTCCTGGCCCGGGCCTTCCCGGCGAGCCGTTTCCAGGGGCTCGACATGTCCGAGGAGGGCATCGCCGCCGCGCGTGCCGAGGCCGCCGCGCTGGGGCTGGCCAACACCGCTTTCGACATCGGCGACTGCGCCGAGGTGTCGGGCTCGTACGACCTGATCACGGCGTTCGACGTCATCCACGACCTGGCCCGGCCGGCCCGCGCGCTGGCCTGTGTCGCCGCCGCGCTGGCCGAGGGCGGTGTGTTCCTGATGGGGGACATCGCGGCGTCCAGCCGCCTGGAGGAGAACATCGACCACCCGCTGGGCCCCGCGCTGTACACGTTCTCGGTGTTCTACTGCATGAGCGTCTCGCTGGGCGAGGGCGGTGAGGGTCTGGGCACCGTATGGGGTGAGCAGACCGCCCGGAAGATGCTGGGCGAGGCGGGTTTCGGCCGGATCGACACCCAGCGGGTCGAGGGCGACATCCTGAACGTGTATTACGTGGCGCGGCGCTGA
- a CDS encoding phosphotransferase family protein, whose amino-acid sequence MTVTAPPATGVRHHWADLPDTVRNAVQDILGAPVVEARSQSGGFSPGVAARVRLADGSRAFVKAVSAEVNPDSPDHHRAEARNTAALPPHAPVPKLLGSYDDGTCVALVLENIDGRQPRVPWDPAELERVLVAVGDLSRTLAPAQVDAPPAAAGKTALFTGWRTLHAVGDTTRLDPWAARRPGALAELESGWEEPATGDSLAHGDLRADNILLTEDRVVFVDWPHAMRAAPWFDLLTMLPCVAAQGGPDPEAVFTAHPLGRDADPAGVTAVLAALAGYFVAHSLRPDLPGLPTLRAFQAAQGAAALDWLRRRPDHRLGD is encoded by the coding sequence ATGACCGTAACCGCACCGCCCGCCACCGGCGTCCGCCACCACTGGGCCGACCTGCCCGACACCGTACGGAACGCCGTCCAGGACATCCTCGGGGCGCCGGTCGTCGAGGCCCGCAGTCAGAGCGGCGGCTTCTCGCCCGGGGTCGCCGCCCGGGTCCGGCTCGCGGACGGGAGCCGCGCCTTCGTGAAGGCCGTGAGCGCCGAGGTCAACCCCGACAGCCCGGACCATCACCGTGCCGAGGCCCGGAACACCGCGGCACTCCCGCCGCACGCCCCCGTACCGAAACTGCTCGGCTCGTACGACGACGGCACCTGCGTCGCCCTCGTCCTGGAAAACATCGACGGCCGGCAGCCCCGCGTCCCCTGGGACCCGGCCGAGCTGGAACGCGTCCTGGTGGCAGTCGGCGACCTGTCGCGCACCCTCGCCCCGGCCCAGGTGGACGCGCCCCCGGCCGCCGCCGGCAAGACCGCGTTGTTCACCGGCTGGCGGACCCTGCACGCGGTGGGTGACACCACACGGCTGGACCCCTGGGCGGCCCGCCGGCCCGGCGCGCTCGCGGAACTGGAGTCCGGCTGGGAGGAGCCCGCCACCGGCGACAGCCTCGCCCACGGCGATCTGCGCGCCGACAACATCCTGCTCACCGAGGACCGTGTCGTCTTCGTCGACTGGCCCCATGCGATGCGCGCGGCGCCCTGGTTCGACCTGCTGACGATGCTGCCGTGCGTGGCGGCCCAGGGCGGCCCCGACCCGGAGGCCGTCTTCACGGCCCACCCGCTCGGCCGGGACGCCGACCCCGCCGGGGTCACCGCGGTACTTGCCGCGCTGGCCGGCTACTTCGTCGCGCATTCCTTGCGCCCCGACCTGCCGGGCCTGCCGACGCTCAGGGCGTTCCAGGCGGCCCAGGGTGCGGCCGCGCTGGACTGGCTGCGACGCCGGCCCGACCACCGGCTCGGCGACTGA
- a CDS encoding LysR family transcriptional regulator, with product MTSDAPALLSHRVPDLGALELLLAVARHGSLGRAARDVGITQPAASSRMRSMERQLGLALLDRSPRGSRLTDAGALVTDWARRVVEAAEAFDAGAQALRDRRDSRLRVAASMTIAEYLLPGWLIALRGARPDTAVSLLAGNSAVVAQRLLTGEADLGFVEGLSVPEGLDGTVIAHDRLVVVVAPSHAWARRRTPLTPRELAGTPLILRERGSGTRQVLDAALAVHGGLAQPLLELSSTTAVKGAAESGAGPCVLSELALGEELSARRLVKVPIAGVRLRRQLRAVWPAGHRPTGPARDLLSLTRSGPAAD from the coding sequence ATGACCAGCGACGCACCCGCACTCCTCTCCCACCGGGTACCCGATCTCGGCGCCCTGGAGCTGCTCCTGGCCGTCGCCCGGCACGGCAGCCTGGGACGGGCCGCCCGGGACGTCGGCATCACCCAGCCCGCCGCCAGCAGCCGCATGCGCTCGATGGAACGACAGTTGGGCCTCGCCCTCCTCGACCGTTCGCCCCGCGGCTCCCGTCTCACCGATGCGGGAGCGCTCGTCACCGACTGGGCGCGCCGGGTCGTCGAGGCCGCCGAGGCGTTCGACGCGGGCGCCCAGGCGCTGCGGGACCGCCGCGACTCCCGGCTGCGGGTCGCCGCGTCCATGACCATCGCCGAATACCTGCTCCCGGGCTGGCTGATCGCGCTGCGCGGTGCACGGCCCGACACCGCGGTCTCGCTGCTCGCGGGCAACTCCGCGGTGGTCGCCCAGCGTCTGCTGACCGGCGAGGCGGATCTCGGCTTCGTCGAAGGCCTGTCCGTGCCGGAGGGGCTCGACGGCACGGTCATCGCGCACGACCGCCTCGTCGTCGTGGTCGCCCCCTCGCACGCCTGGGCCCGCCGCCGCACCCCGCTGACCCCGCGCGAGCTGGCCGGAACACCGCTGATCCTGCGCGAGCGCGGCTCCGGTACCCGCCAGGTCCTGGACGCCGCCCTCGCCGTGCACGGGGGACTGGCCCAGCCGCTCCTGGAGCTCTCGTCCACCACGGCGGTGAAGGGGGCGGCGGAGAGCGGCGCCGGGCCCTGCGTCCTGAGCGAACTGGCCCTCGGCGAGGAACTCTCGGCCCGGCGGCTGGTCAAGGTCCCGATCGCCGGGGTCCGCCTGCGCCGCCAGCTCCGTGCCGTCTGGCCCGCGGGCCACCGCCCCACGGGCCCGGCCCGTGACCTGCTCTCCCTGACACGGTCGGGCCCCGCCGCCGACTGA
- a CDS encoding TDT family transporter, producing MAIYPQTRTAPPNSAAARRPALRHFGPNWYATVMGTAIVASAGVALPVHVPGLRAACATVWVLSAVLLAAVLAARAGHWAAHRDQARAHLLDPAVAPFYGCLSMALLAVGGSGMVVGKDVIGHRAALALDVLLYTAGTLTGLAAAVAIPYLMIVRHRTEPGTASPVWLLPVVAPMVSAALGPLLVPELPEGQWREALLLACYAMFGMSLLATLVMLPLVFARLVHQGPLPLVLTPTLFLVLGPLGQSTTAVNALADVAPGAIQAPYASALGAFAVLYGVPVMGFALLWLALSGALVVRAVRGGMTFAMTWWGFTFPVGTCVTGAAGLARHTGLAAFTWLAVALYVLLVTAWAVAGVRTVRGLLSGALLAAPRGAAPVTAGTV from the coding sequence ATGGCCATCTATCCGCAGACCCGCACCGCTCCCCCGAACTCCGCCGCCGCCCGGCGGCCGGCCCTGCGGCACTTCGGCCCCAACTGGTACGCGACCGTCATGGGCACCGCGATCGTGGCGAGTGCGGGCGTCGCCCTGCCCGTGCACGTCCCCGGGCTGCGGGCGGCCTGCGCGACGGTGTGGGTGCTCTCCGCGGTCCTGCTCGCCGCCGTGCTCGCCGCCCGCGCCGGACACTGGGCGGCCCACCGCGACCAGGCCCGGGCCCATCTCCTGGACCCGGCGGTCGCGCCGTTCTACGGCTGCCTCTCGATGGCGCTGCTGGCCGTCGGCGGGTCCGGGATGGTGGTCGGCAAGGACGTGATCGGGCATCGGGCGGCGCTCGCCCTGGATGTGCTGCTGTACACCGCGGGCACGCTGACCGGGCTGGCCGCCGCCGTGGCGATCCCGTATCTGATGATCGTGCGCCACCGGACGGAGCCGGGCACCGCGTCCCCGGTGTGGCTGCTGCCGGTGGTGGCCCCCATGGTGTCCGCCGCGCTCGGGCCGCTGCTGGTGCCGGAGCTTCCGGAGGGCCAGTGGCGGGAGGCGCTGCTCCTCGCCTGCTACGCGATGTTCGGGATGAGCCTGCTGGCCACGCTGGTGATGCTGCCGCTGGTCTTCGCCCGGCTCGTCCACCAGGGACCGCTGCCGCTCGTGCTGACGCCCACGCTGTTCCTGGTGCTCGGCCCGCTGGGCCAGTCGACGACCGCGGTCAACGCGCTGGCCGATGTGGCGCCGGGTGCGATCCAGGCACCGTACGCCTCCGCGCTCGGTGCGTTCGCGGTGCTGTACGGGGTGCCGGTCATGGGGTTCGCACTGCTGTGGCTGGCCCTGTCCGGCGCCCTCGTGGTGCGGGCGGTGCGGGGCGGCATGACGTTCGCGATGACGTGGTGGGGCTTCACCTTCCCCGTCGGTACGTGTGTGACGGGGGCAGCCGGCCTGGCCCGCCACACCGGTCTGGCGGCGTTCACCTGGCTGGCCGTGGCCCTGTACGTGCTCCTGGTGACGGCCTGGGCGGTGGCCGGGGTGCGGACCGTGCGCGGGCTGCTCAGCGGGGCGCTGCTCGCGGCGCCGCGGGGCGCCGCGCCGGTGACGGCCGGGACTGTGTGA
- a CDS encoding helix-turn-helix transcriptional regulator, translated as MDDKETLRVGAAVRRQRRSLGLTLAAVAARSGLSVPFLSQIENERARPSARSLDRVAEALETTTARLRAAADSARAVDVVRGGQEDGVRRVVRGRHQLSALEFTGELDLGREFQHRNDEVLYVAEGAAEVEAEGQAYRLERGDTLFLSGGVRHRWRATVPGTRLLFVAVAEHIDATFDPRR; from the coding sequence ATGGACGACAAGGAAACACTCCGGGTGGGTGCCGCGGTCCGCCGACAGCGCAGATCCCTGGGACTCACCCTGGCCGCGGTCGCCGCGCGCAGCGGCCTGTCCGTGCCGTTCCTCAGCCAGATCGAGAACGAGCGGGCCAGGCCCAGTGCCCGTTCCCTGGACCGGGTCGCCGAAGCCCTGGAGACGACCACCGCGCGCCTGCGCGCGGCGGCGGACTCGGCGCGCGCGGTCGATGTGGTGCGCGGCGGGCAGGAGGACGGCGTGCGCCGGGTGGTGCGCGGCCGCCACCAGCTCAGTGCCCTCGAATTCACCGGGGAACTGGACCTCGGGCGCGAGTTCCAGCACCGCAACGACGAGGTGCTGTACGTCGCGGAGGGCGCCGCCGAGGTCGAGGCCGAGGGCCAGGCCTACCGGCTGGAGCGCGGCGACACCCTGTTCCTCTCGGGCGGGGTGCGCCACCGCTGGCGGGCCACCGTTCCCGGTACCCGGCTGCTGTTCGTCGCCGTCGCCGAGCACATCGACGCCACCTTCGACCCGCGGCGCTGA